From a single Collibacillus ludicampi genomic region:
- a CDS encoding class I SAM-dependent methyltransferase: MSLLPILPFVRSVIEDHVTVGGIAIDATVGNGHDTLFLAKLVGAQGIVYGFDIQEEALEITRQRLEEAHVIDRVHLIRGSHQYMASSLPDTVIGNVQAIMFNLGYRPGGDKSIVTQPASTIAALEGGLQLLAPGGVITVVLYSGHQEGKAEADAVIEWGKHLDQKMYHVLWYQYINQKNSPPTVIAIERKG, from the coding sequence ATGAGTTTATTGCCGATTTTACCTTTTGTGCGTTCCGTGATTGAAGACCATGTGACAGTAGGCGGAATCGCGATCGACGCAACCGTCGGGAACGGCCATGATACGTTATTCCTTGCCAAGCTTGTCGGTGCACAAGGGATCGTATACGGATTCGACATCCAAGAGGAAGCATTGGAAATCACGCGTCAACGCCTGGAAGAAGCCCATGTGATCGATCGAGTTCATCTGATCCGCGGAAGCCATCAGTACATGGCCTCTTCTCTTCCTGATACGGTCATTGGGAATGTACAAGCCATCATGTTTAATCTTGGTTATCGTCCGGGAGGAGACAAATCGATCGTGACCCAACCCGCTTCCACGATTGCAGCGCTTGAAGGCGGTTTACAGTTGCTCGCGCCCGGAGGCGTAATTACCGTCGTGCTGTACAGTGGACATCAAGAAGGAAAAGCCGAAGCGGATGCTGTCATCGAATGGGGAAAACACCTGGACCAAAAGATGTATCATGTCCTCTGGTACCAATACATTAATCAGAAAAACTCTCCTCCTACTGTCATAGCGATCGAGCGCAAGGGATGA
- a CDS encoding TIGR01212 family radical SAM protein (This family includes YhcC from E. coli K-12, an uncharacterized radical SAM protein.) — MEAQTIEQHKPLLWGDKRYHSWNWELRHVFGEKIFKVPLDAGFTCPNRDGTVATGGCTFCSARGSGDFAGNRRDDLVTQFQEVRERMHKKWPKAKYIGYFQAYTNTYAPAGELREMYETILGLEDVVGLSIATRPDCLPDDVVDLLAEMHQRTYLWVELGLQTIHESTAERINRGHDFQTYLDGVRKLRDRGIRVCSHIILGLPGETEEMMMETAKAVAAMDVQGIKIHLLHLLRHTPLVKEYERGELTFLEMDQYIRLVVDILEILPPEMVIHRLTGDGPPDLLIGPMWSLDKWQVLNGIDHELKRRNSWQGKFYKG, encoded by the coding sequence TGGGAATTGCGCCATGTATTTGGCGAAAAGATATTCAAAGTACCGCTCGATGCGGGATTTACCTGCCCGAATAGAGACGGGACCGTGGCAACGGGCGGTTGTACGTTCTGCAGTGCGCGTGGCTCCGGTGATTTTGCCGGTAACCGACGTGACGATCTGGTTACGCAATTTCAGGAAGTTCGTGAACGTATGCACAAAAAGTGGCCGAAAGCGAAATATATCGGCTATTTTCAAGCGTATACCAACACGTATGCACCTGCTGGTGAACTGCGTGAGATGTATGAAACGATTCTCGGGCTTGAAGATGTTGTCGGGTTGTCCATCGCGACACGTCCCGACTGTCTGCCCGATGATGTCGTTGATTTACTGGCGGAGATGCATCAACGCACGTATCTTTGGGTGGAATTAGGCCTTCAGACGATCCATGAATCCACGGCTGAGCGGATCAACCGCGGTCATGATTTCCAGACATATCTCGATGGTGTGAGAAAGCTGCGGGACAGAGGAATCCGCGTTTGTTCCCATATCATCCTGGGGTTGCCGGGCGAGACGGAAGAGATGATGATGGAAACGGCTAAAGCCGTGGCCGCTATGGACGTACAGGGGATCAAGATTCATTTGCTTCATCTTCTCAGACATACTCCTCTGGTCAAAGAGTATGAACGCGGTGAATTGACATTCCTGGAGATGGATCAGTACATCCGTCTCGTTGTCGATATCCTTGAGATCCTTCCGCCCGAGATGGTGATCCATCGTTTGACGGGAGACGGTCCTCCCGATCTTCTGATCGGGCCGATGTGGAGCTTGGACAAATGGCAGGTTCTCAACGGAATCGACCACGAACTGAAACGACGCAACTCGTGGCAAGGAAAGTTTTATAAAGGTTAG
- a CDS encoding GNAT family N-acetyltransferase, whose product MSLIRLIPFRTEYAADMAELLADQAVHQYLDLPLCTTDDCIFNITNAMAMEALGFALHRLILDSNDRLVGGISLVNIDQEEGSAFMGTWLGQAYWGQGFNQAAKMEMLRIAFEQLCLTRIFFVTPREHTRSLRALEKLPYVQVHVNRDYPSLCKRIEYQLGREIVLSVVTKELWETKNGPLM is encoded by the coding sequence GTGTCTCTCATTCGTCTTATTCCTTTCCGTACGGAATACGCGGCCGATATGGCGGAATTGCTCGCTGACCAAGCTGTACATCAATATCTTGATCTTCCGTTATGTACAACAGATGACTGTATCTTCAACATCACGAACGCTATGGCCATGGAGGCTCTCGGATTCGCGCTGCATCGTTTGATCCTCGATTCAAATGACAGACTCGTCGGCGGGATCTCTCTCGTCAACATCGATCAGGAAGAAGGGAGCGCATTCATGGGAACTTGGCTGGGTCAGGCGTATTGGGGACAGGGATTTAATCAAGCGGCAAAAATGGAAATGTTACGGATCGCGTTCGAACAATTGTGTCTTACACGCATTTTCTTCGTCACTCCCCGGGAACATACACGATCCCTGCGTGCTCTCGAAAAACTTCCTTATGTTCAGGTACATGTCAATCGAGACTACCCATCCTTATGCAAACGGATCGAATATCAATTAGGTAGAGAGATCGTTCTCTCTGTGGTCACGAAAGAGCTATGGGAAACAAAGAACGGCCCTCTCATGTAG
- a CDS encoding L,D-transpeptidase encodes MSTYKIVVSFSQRRLYLYENNHLKKSYPVGIGKILSRTPAGDFIIVNKQPNPGGPYGAMWMGLSKRHYGIHGTNNPASIGKRVSKGCIRMYNHDVLELASIVPLGTHVFIRS; translated from the coding sequence GTGAGTACCTATAAAATCGTTGTGTCCTTTAGCCAACGCCGACTGTATCTCTACGAAAATAATCATCTGAAAAAATCCTACCCCGTGGGTATAGGAAAAATCTTGTCGCGGACACCTGCGGGCGATTTTATTATCGTCAATAAACAGCCCAATCCCGGCGGCCCATACGGTGCCATGTGGATGGGACTTTCCAAGCGGCATTACGGAATACACGGTACCAACAATCCCGCATCCATTGGCAAGAGGGTTTCGAAAGGGTGCATTCGCATGTATAACCATGATGTGTTGGAACTTGCTTCGATCGTCCCCCTTGGCACACATGTATTTATCCGTTCATAA
- the proC gene encoding pyrroline-5-carboxylate reductase: MLRKKIAFLGAGSMAESLIRGLITEGNVLAEEMFVVNRSNQERLQQLVETYGVVPFQEKREAVRKADVLVIAVKPSDVVPLLQEIAEDVKENQVVVSFAAGVTIKTIEDQLGRNISVVRAMPNTSCAVLQSATAVSFSSGCDENAKRLANQLLSSVGTVSVIEESLMDAVTGLSGSGPAFFYYIVEAMQEAGVMLGLPEEIAKTLVVQTIYGAGCMLMKTGLPPAELRRQITSPNGTTQAGLEVLRTGEVNEWMKRAILRAAERSRELGQES; the protein is encoded by the coding sequence ATGTTGCGGAAAAAAATCGCTTTTCTGGGTGCCGGTTCGATGGCCGAATCATTGATTCGCGGATTGATTACAGAAGGGAACGTTCTGGCTGAAGAGATGTTTGTCGTGAATCGCTCGAACCAAGAAAGATTGCAACAGTTGGTAGAAACGTATGGAGTCGTTCCCTTTCAAGAGAAACGGGAAGCGGTTCGCAAAGCGGACGTTCTCGTGATTGCGGTCAAACCGAGTGATGTAGTGCCGCTTTTACAAGAAATCGCTGAGGATGTGAAAGAAAATCAGGTGGTGGTGAGTTTCGCCGCGGGTGTGACGATCAAGACGATCGAGGATCAGTTGGGGCGCAACATTTCCGTCGTACGGGCAATGCCCAATACGTCGTGTGCCGTCCTGCAATCGGCGACCGCTGTCAGCTTTAGTTCCGGATGTGACGAAAACGCGAAACGACTGGCCAACCAGTTGCTCTCTTCCGTCGGGACGGTTTCCGTTATCGAAGAATCGCTCATGGATGCGGTAACAGGGCTGTCGGGAAGCGGCCCCGCTTTCTTTTACTACATCGTTGAAGCCATGCAAGAAGCGGGAGTGATGCTGGGACTGCCGGAAGAGATCGCGAAAACATTAGTGGTGCAAACGATTTACGGTGCAGGATGTATGCTCATGAAAACAGGACTCCCGCCTGCCGAATTGCGTCGTCAGATCACTTCCCCCAATGGCACGACACAGGCCGGTCTGGAAGTGCTCCGTACCGGTGAAGTCAATGAATGGATGAAACGTGCGATTTTACGGGCGGCGGAACGTTCCCGCGAACTGGGTCAGGAATCATGA